The proteins below come from a single Drosophila kikkawai strain 14028-0561.14 chromosome 3R, DkikHiC1v2, whole genome shotgun sequence genomic window:
- the ftz gene encoding segmentation protein fushi tarazu, with amino-acid sequence MATTNSQSHYSYADNMNMYNMYHPHSLPPTYYDNSAAGSSSYYQTSSSANYQSYQGYYSQESYSDSCYYYQNSQEQAPAQTLQPTTPPPKATKRKAEEDAASIIAAVEERPSTLRALLTNPVKKLKYTPDYFYTTVESVKKPSPAPAKAAASPAPSYEQEYVAVPTPSASEDVDYLDVYSPQSQSQKMKNGDFATPPPTTPSSLPPVEGISTPPQSPGEKSLPAVSQEINHRIVTAPSGAADFNWSHIEESLASDCKDSKRTRQTYTRYQTLELEKEFHFNRYITRRRRIDIANALSLSERQIKIWFQNRRMKSKKDRTLESSPEHCGYSTLMPPLEAVPTTGTTGATAMPMYHHHQTAVPSYPAYNHSHSHGHGHSYGLLNDYPQQQAAQQQYEHYPQQYQQQCGYQQHPQDLYHLP; translated from the exons ATGGCCACCACCAACAGCCAGAGCCACTACAGCTACGCCGACAACATGAACATGTACAACATGTACCACCCCCACAGCCTGCCACCCACCTACTACGACAACTCGGCggccggcagcagcagttaCTACCAGACTAGCTCCTCCGCCAACTACCAGAGCTACCAGGGCTACTACTCCCAGGAGAGCTACTCCGACAGCTGCTACTACTACCAGAACAGCCAGGAGCAGGCGCCCGCCCAGACGCTGCAGCCCACCACCCCGCCGCCCAAGGCCACCAAGCGCAAGGCCGAGGAGGACGCCGCCTCCATCATTGCCGCCGTCGAGGAGCGACCCAGCACACTGCGTGCCCTGCTCACAAATCCCGTCAAGAAACTGAAATACACCCCCGACTACTTCTACACAACCGTCGAGTCGGTGAAGAAGCCTTCGCCCGCTCCCGCCAAGGCCGCTGCCAGTCCCGCCCCCTCCTACGAGCAGGAGTACGTGGCAGTGCCCACGCCCAGCGCCTCCGAGGACGTCGACTACTTGGACGTCTACTCGCCGCAGTCGCAGAGCCAGAAGATGAAGAATGGCGACTTTGCCACCCCGCCACCGACCACGCCCAGCTCCCTGCCGCCCGTCGAGGGCATCAGCACACCACCGCAGTCGCCGGGGGAGAAGTCCTTGCCGGCCGTCAGTCAGGAGATCAATCATCGCATTGTGACAGCCCCGAGCGGAGCAGCCGATTTTAATTGGTCGCACATCGAGGAGTCCTTGGCATCAG ATTGCAAAGACTCCAAGCGCACCCGCCAGACGTACACCCGCTACCAGACCCTGGAGCTCGAGAAGGAGTTCCACTTCAACCGCTACATCACCCGTCGCCGTCGCATCGACATCGCCAATGCTTTGAGCCTGAGCGAGCGACAGATCAAGATCTGGTTCCAGAACCGACGCATGAAGTCCAAGAAGGATCGCACGCTGGAGAGCTCCCCGGAGCACTGCGGCTACTCGACCCTGATGCCGCCCCTGGAGGCCGTCCCGACCACCGGCACTACGGGAGCAACAGCGATGCCCATGTACCACCATCACCAGACCGCCGTGCCCTCGTATCCCGCCTACAACCACAGTCACAGTCACGGCCACGGCCACAGCTACGGCCTGCTCAATGATTATCCTCAGCAGCAGGCTGCCCAGCAGCAGTACGAGCATTACCCGCAGCAGTATCAGCAGCAGTGCGGCTACCAGCAGCATCCGCAGGACCTGTACCATCTGCCCTAA